GTCGACCGCCGCCTGCGAGTCGGAGACGTAGTCGACGCCGGACTCGGCGAGGCCGAGGTGGCCGGGGATGAAGAGGGTGCGGGCGTAGAACTCGGCCAGCACCTCCTCGGAGGCCAGGTACTCCATGACCCTGGCGACCTCCTCGGGGTGCTCGGTGTCGGCGATCCCGACGAGGGCGGCGCCGCCCGGCATGCCGGTGCAGGCTGCGGGGCCGCAAGGGTTGGGCACGACGCGCCAGTCGAAGGCGTCGCCGATGAGCTGGTCGAACTGGCCGACCTGCCAGCTGCCCGACATGTACAGCACGACCTGGCCGTTGACGAAGAACTCGTTGCCGGCGGCGTACTGGCCCGCGGCGCCGATCCAGACGTCCGGGTTCATCGTGCCGTCGGCGTGCCAGTCGACCATCAGCTGCATCATGTGGCGCATGCCCTCGTCGTCGATGACGACGTTGCCGTCCTCGTCGAAGATCCTGGCGCCGTTGCTGATCGCGGGACCGGCCAGCCGGTGGCCGGTGCGGTCCATCACCATCGCGTAGGGGGTGCCCGTCGCCTCGGCGACCTGCCGCGTCACCTCGGCCCACTCCTCCCACGTCGTGTCGCCCGTCGGCAGCTCCACGCCCGCCTGCTCGAACAGCGTGGCGTTCACGAACGGCCCGGTGACGGTGAGCTGCGTCATGAAGCCGGGGATCGCGGCCGAGCCCTCGGGCCGCATCCAGTCGAGGAACGGGCCGAAGCTCTCCTCCCAGTAGCCGGGGTCGGAGAGGTAGGGGCGGAGGTCGAGGAAGTACTCGGCGAGGCCGCCCAGGTCGGTGACGCGGGCGATGTCGGGCCCCTCGCCCGAGGCGAGCTGCAGGGGCAGCGACTGGAGGATGCCCGTGGCGTACGGCACCGTGTCCACCACGACGCGGATGTCGGGGTTCTCGGCCTCGAAGCGGTCGAGGAGGTCGCGGAGGACCTGTCCCTCGTTGCCGTCGTCGTACCAGGTGACGCGCAGCTCGACCTGGGCGCTCGCGGTGGCCAGGGCGAAGAGCGCGGCCAGGGCGAGCATGAGCCTGCGCCAGGCCCGGATCGTGCGGGTCTCGGTCATGAAGCCCTCCTCGTGGGTTCGCCGGCCGCTGGCCGGCGCGGCGTGGTCTGCGCCACGACCGGCACGGGCGGGGCCGGTCGCGCGGCGACCTGTGGGCGGATCGTGTGCGGCCGAGTATAGGAGCGGCCGCCGCGCGCGGTCAACGCGCGTCTGGCACGGCATCCTCGCGCGTGGCAGCATGTTCGCATGGCGATGGGTCCCAGGGCGCGCCGCCGGAGACCGGCCGGGGCACAGCGGAACCTGCTCCGGGAGGCGCGCCGTGGCGCGTGACGGCGTCGCGGCGGTGGCAGACATCGTCCGCGCCGCGGGGGCGCTGGTGCTGTCGGGCGCGGGCATCTCCACCGAGTCGGGCATACCCGACTACCGCGGACCGGCGTCGGCGGGGCGGAACCGCCGGCCCATCACCTACCAGGAGTTCGTGCGCAGCGAGGAGGCGAGGCGGCGCTACTGGGCGCGCAGCTTCGCGGGCTGGCCGTTCATGGACGCCCGCGAGCCGAACGCCGGCCACCGCGCCGTCGCCGCGCTCGAGGCCGGCGGCCTGGTCAGCGGCGTCGTGACCCAGAACGTCGACGGCCTCCACCAGAAGGCCGGCAGCCGCGAGGTCGTGGAGCTCCACGGCCACCTCAGGGCGGTGAGGTGCCTGAGGTGCGGCACGGTGGAGGCCAGGTCCTCGCTGCAGGAGCGGCTCGCCGCCCTCAACCCCGGCTTCGCGGAGGTCGCGCCGCGCTACGCCCCTGACGGCGACGCCGACGTGCCCGACGACGCCGTCGCCGCGTTCCGGGTGGCGCCCTGCGCTGTGTGCGGCGGCGTGCTCAAGCCGCAGGTCGTCTTCTTCGGGGAGAACGTGCCGCGGACGACCTACGAGGCCGCGCGGTCGCTGGCCGACGCCGCGCGGTCGCTCGTCGTCGTCGGCTCGTCGCTGGCCGTGCGCTCCGGCTACCGCTTCGTGGTGCAGGCGAAGGCGGCCGGCAAGCCCGTGGCGGTGCTGAACGACGGGCCCACCCGCGCCGACGCGGAGGTCGACGTGAAGGTCGAGGGGCGCCTCGGCGAGCTGATGCCCGCCCTGGCAGCGCTCCTGCTCTAGGCCGGGTCGGCCGCTTCGGCGGCCGTCGCCGCGCCGCCGGCCCTCCGCACGGCCTCGGCGACGCTCTGCGCCACCGACCTCACCGCGGCGTGGTCGGGTCCCTCGACCATCACGCGCACGAGGGGCTCGGTGCCGCTGGGCCGTATCAGGACGCGGCCCGCGTCGCCGAGGCGGTCCTGCGCCTCGCGCACCGCCGCCGCCACCTCCGGCGCGTCGGAGACGTCCGCCTTCACCTCCGCCGGCACGGCCACGTTGACGAGCTCCTGCGGGTAGACGGGGATCTCGTCCATCCACTCCTCGAGCGCCCGCCCCGACTTGCGCACGGCGGCGAGGAGCTGCAGGGCGGTGAGGATGCCGTC
The nucleotide sequence above comes from Trueperaceae bacterium. Encoded proteins:
- a CDS encoding extracellular solute-binding protein, producing the protein MTETRTIRAWRRLMLALAALFALATASAQVELRVTWYDDGNEGQVLRDLLDRFEAENPDIRVVVDTVPYATGILQSLPLQLASGEGPDIARVTDLGGLAEYFLDLRPYLSDPGYWEESFGPFLDWMRPEGSAAIPGFMTQLTVTGPFVNATLFEQAGVELPTGDTTWEEWAEVTRQVAEATGTPYAMVMDRTGHRLAGPAISNGARIFDEDGNVVIDDEGMRHMMQLMVDWHADGTMNPDVWIGAAGQYAAGNEFFVNGQVVLYMSGSWQVGQFDQLIGDAFDWRVVPNPCGPAACTGMPGGAALVGIADTEHPEEVARVMEYLASEEVLAEFYARTLFIPGHLGLAESGVDYVSDSQAAVDALNVFAAQVGRLDPIAYDLQAYPFNRFVFDAMRDRLTQVFVGELTLDEALQRMQQDIDAGIAEAQ
- a CDS encoding NAD-dependent protein deacetylase encodes the protein MARDGVAAVADIVRAAGALVLSGAGISTESGIPDYRGPASAGRNRRPITYQEFVRSEEARRRYWARSFAGWPFMDAREPNAGHRAVAALEAGGLVSGVVTQNVDGLHQKAGSREVVELHGHLRAVRCLRCGTVEARSSLQERLAALNPGFAEVAPRYAPDGDADVPDDAVAAFRVAPCAVCGGVLKPQVVFFGENVPRTTYEAARSLADAARSLVVVGSSLAVRSGYRFVVQAKAAGKPVAVLNDGPTRADAEVDVKVEGRLGELMPALAALLL